A genome region from Pseudanabaena sp. Chao 1811 includes the following:
- a CDS encoding response regulator, producing the protein MPPIKVLVVEDEVITGRVISEELTLIGYAVTDLATSDEETFASISENKPDIVLMDILLKGSSRDGIEIATILRQEYHLPVIYITAHTDDTTLERARRSEPYGYLVKPFDERDLRVAIETASYKHSMERQLALREAQLSAILKSTHDAVIATDRVAEVIYMNTAAENLTGWHFDEALGKEVTEIFRLVDEYSGEEIANPVPQVLRSGQVTYLNDSTTMIDRYGTQKPVCDSASPIYLPSGEIDGAVMVLWDMSDRKRTEAALRESELRFRNAFENAAIGMALNMIDGKFFKVNQALCEILGYSESELLSLTHQEITHEEDKQADLDATNSLLAGEISSFKLEKRFLHKDGYIVWILLSVSLVRDISQHPMYLIAQMQNISDRKQAEISLYQLNKELEDRVSQRTEALKQTEVNLIAANAQLERTNAELARATRLKDEFLASMSHEFRTPLNAILGMAEGMQTKVFGEVNELQIRALQTIESSGAHLLELINDILDIAKIESGRIELEYAPISVETLCKASLIFIKQQALKKNIQIETKLQPNLPSLIADERRIRQVLINLLNNAVKFTPESGRITIEVKILPPELVTTTSAQQHFLRISVIDTGIGIALENMQKLFHPFIQIDSALNRQYQGTGLGLALVKRIVELHSGRVGLTSELGVGSCFSIDLPCTPTVPLPSTSAENTNIKSRSPDQVINTSRLIFLIDDNEAYINTISNYLEAKNYRIFLAKNTQETIALAKIYQPDLLLMDIQMPVTNGLEVLKQIRRELNLVNVPVIVLTGLGMAGDREQYLEAGATAFLTQPIKLNQLSATIQQLLQ; encoded by the coding sequence ATGCCACCAATCAAAGTTTTAGTTGTTGAAGATGAGGTGATTACTGGAAGAGTGATTTCAGAAGAGTTAACCCTGATTGGATATGCTGTCACCGATCTAGCGACCTCCGATGAAGAGACATTTGCCAGCATATCCGAAAATAAACCTGACATCGTGTTAATGGATATCCTTTTGAAAGGATCGAGCAGAGATGGCATTGAGATTGCTACGATCCTACGGCAGGAATATCACCTTCCTGTAATCTATATCACTGCCCATACCGATGATACGACCCTAGAGCGAGCAAGAAGATCTGAACCCTATGGCTATCTCGTTAAACCCTTTGATGAGAGGGACTTACGGGTAGCGATCGAAACAGCTTCGTACAAGCACAGCATGGAAAGGCAACTTGCCTTACGCGAAGCACAACTCTCCGCAATTCTCAAGTCAACCCATGATGCTGTGATCGCGACAGATCGGGTTGCTGAAGTTATTTATATGAACACTGCTGCCGAAAACTTGACAGGATGGCATTTTGACGAAGCTCTAGGGAAAGAAGTAACCGAAATTTTTCGTCTGGTCGATGAATATAGCGGTGAAGAAATTGCTAATCCTGTTCCCCAAGTCCTGCGCTCTGGACAAGTAACCTATCTTAATGATTCTACTACGATGATCGATCGCTACGGGACGCAAAAACCAGTTTGTGACAGTGCATCCCCCATCTATTTACCGTCAGGAGAAATCGATGGCGCGGTGATGGTGCTTTGGGATATGAGCGATCGCAAAAGAACCGAAGCCGCCCTACGCGAATCGGAATTGCGCTTTCGTAATGCCTTTGAGAATGCGGCGATCGGTATGGCGTTAAATATGATCGATGGCAAATTCTTCAAGGTTAATCAAGCTCTATGTGAGATACTTGGCTATTCCGAATCAGAGTTATTATCTCTAACTCACCAAGAAATCACCCATGAAGAGGATAAGCAAGCAGACCTAGATGCTACCAACAGCTTATTAGCAGGAGAAATTAGTTCCTTTAAACTAGAGAAGCGTTTTTTGCATAAAGACGGATATATAGTCTGGATCTTGTTGAGTGTTTCCCTAGTCCGTGATATTAGTCAGCATCCCATGTATCTGATCGCGCAAATGCAAAATATTAGCGATCGCAAGCAAGCTGAAATATCTCTCTATCAACTTAACAAAGAACTCGAAGACCGAGTTTCCCAACGCACAGAAGCTTTAAAACAGACTGAAGTTAACCTGATCGCCGCCAATGCCCAACTCGAAAGAACCAATGCCGAACTTGCCCGTGCAACTCGACTTAAAGATGAATTTCTTGCCAGCATGAGCCACGAGTTCCGCACACCGCTCAATGCGATCTTAGGAATGGCTGAGGGGATGCAAACCAAGGTGTTTGGGGAAGTAAATGAGCTGCAAATTAGGGCTTTGCAAACGATTGAGAGCAGTGGTGCTCATTTACTAGAACTGATTAATGACATTCTCGATATTGCCAAGATCGAATCGGGGCGGATCGAACTCGAATATGCTCCTATTTCTGTAGAAACGCTCTGTAAAGCTAGTCTCATTTTTATCAAACAGCAAGCGCTGAAAAAAAATATCCAGATAGAGACGAAACTACAACCTAACTTACCCAGCCTCATCGCAGACGAAAGGCGCATCCGTCAAGTTTTAATCAATCTACTCAACAATGCAGTGAAATTTACCCCAGAGAGTGGACGCATCACCATAGAAGTTAAAATACTACCTCCCGAATTAGTAACCACGACTTCTGCCCAACAACACTTCTTACGAATTTCTGTAATCGATACAGGCATAGGTATTGCACTAGAAAATATGCAGAAGCTATTTCATCCTTTTATCCAAATCGATAGTGCGCTCAACCGTCAATATCAAGGAACTGGATTGGGTCTAGCACTAGTAAAACGTATTGTCGAACTTCATTCTGGTAGGGTAGGACTAACTAGCGAACTGGGAGTGGGTAGTTGCTTTTCCATTGATTTACCCTGTACGCCTACTGTTCCTTTACCATCAACGTCAGCAGAAAACACAAATATTAAGTCTAGATCTCCAGATCAAGTCATCAATACATCTCGATTGATCTTTCTCATAGATGATAATGAAGCTTATATCAATACAATTTCTAACTATTTAGAGGCTAAAAATTATCGTATTTTCTTAGCAAAGAATACTCAGGAGACGATCGCACTTGCCAAAATTTATCAACCCGA